The proteins below come from a single Campylobacter sp. CCUG 57310 genomic window:
- a CDS encoding class I SAM-dependent methyltransferase produces MPNFITKNFSKPQGVFGVLLLNFMNRMHKKSEAWALSKIQIKEDMCILDVGCGGGANVYKIADRLKDGCIFGVDYSKDCVLCSKKLNQKAINKGKVRIIEACASNLPFEDEKFDIITAFETIYFWPDLKKDFKEIRRVLKTGGIFCILTKASLKRSGCKWEKAMLNKHVYLFDEVLDMLREAKFSSYEHILHENGKWNLYIGVK; encoded by the coding sequence ATGCCGAATTTTATCACTAAAAATTTTTCAAAGCCTCAAGGGGTGTTTGGAGTATTGCTTTTAAACTTTATGAATAGGATGCACAAAAAATCTGAAGCATGGGCGCTATCAAAGATTCAGATTAAAGAGGATATGTGTATTCTTGACGTTGGATGTGGAGGCGGAGCTAATGTGTATAAAATTGCCGATAGATTAAAAGATGGCTGTATATTTGGAGTGGATTACTCTAAAGATTGCGTTTTATGCAGCAAAAAGCTCAATCAAAAAGCTATCAATAAAGGAAAAGTGCGGATCATAGAGGCCTGTGCATCAAATTTACCTTTTGAGGACGAGAAATTTGATATTATAACCGCTTTTGAAACCATATATTTCTGGCCTGATTTAAAGAAGGACTTCAAAGAGATAAGAAGGGTTTTAAAAACCGGCGGGATATTTTGCATACTTACTAAAGCGAGTTTAAAAAGGTCCGGGTGCAAGTGGGAGAAAGCTATGCTAAATAAGCACGTTTATCTATTTGATGAGGTGCTGGATATGTTAAGAGAGGCTAAATTTAGCAGCTATGAGCATATTTTACACGAAAACGGCAAATGGAATTTGTATATAGGCGTTAAGTAG
- a CDS encoding RDD family protein, with amino-acid sequence MAKQKAIIASVPSRIKAFITDVFFILMPILYITTYAVLDGKNEFQNNQLAIFITNFLFGVIICLFQSIKAQTPGYKSQGIYLVNLKNGQKLGLFHAFVRYVCFVLAGFSLIGICLCFFRKDRLNLHDILTNSAAVSKKTT; translated from the coding sequence TTGGCAAAGCAAAAAGCAATCATCGCAAGTGTGCCTTCGCGGATAAAGGCCTTTATAACCGATGTTTTTTTCATACTTATGCCAATTCTTTATATCACGACTTATGCTGTTTTAGACGGCAAAAACGAGTTTCAAAACAACCAGCTAGCGATATTTATCACGAATTTTTTATTTGGAGTTATCATCTGCCTTTTTCAAAGCATCAAAGCGCAAACCCCGGGCTATAAAAGCCAAGGCATCTATCTTGTGAATTTGAAAAACGGGCAAAAGTTAGGATTATTTCACGCGTTTGTTCGCTATGTATGCTTTGTTTTAGCGGGTTTTAGTTTGATTGGAATTTGCCTGTGTTTTTTCAGAAAAGATAGGCTAAATTTGCACGATATTCTTACAAATTCAGCTGCGGTTAGCAAGAAAACTACTTAA
- the pyrE gene encoding orotate phosphoribosyltransferase gives MNLEQIYKEAGAYLKGHFLLTSGNHSQFYLQSAKVLENPMIAGKLADELARVISEAGVKFDTVCSPAIGGILAGYELARAAKKRFIFTERVDRVMTLRRGFEVHEGEKFIICEDIITTGGSALEAANIIRDLGGEVVAFAAIANRGFCPLTNLKNERKPSCKLPSDLPIFALGNFEFEIYEPQNCPLCKDGSIAIKPGSRGN, from the coding sequence ATGAATTTAGAGCAAATTTACAAAGAGGCGGGTGCTTATCTTAAGGGGCATTTTCTACTAACTAGCGGTAACCACTCACAGTTTTATCTTCAAAGTGCCAAAGTGCTTGAAAATCCAATGATAGCAGGCAAACTAGCCGATGAACTAGCTCGCGTTATATCTGAAGCGGGGGTTAAGTTTGACACCGTATGCTCGCCTGCAATAGGTGGAATTTTAGCAGGATATGAGCTTGCTCGCGCGGCAAAAAAGAGGTTTATATTTACCGAAAGAGTTGATAGAGTGATGACTCTGCGCCGCGGCTTTGAAGTGCATGAGGGCGAGAAATTCATCATCTGCGAAGATATCATCACTACCGGCGGCTCTGCGCTTGAGGCGGCAAATATTATCAGGGATCTTGGCGGAGAGGTGGTTGCCTTTGCTGCAATTGCAAACAGAGGCTTTTGTCCGCTAACAAATTTAAAAAACGAGCGTAAACCAAGCTGCAAGCTGCCAAGTGATCTTCCGATCTTTGCGCTTGGAAATTTTGAATTTGAAATTTACGAACCGCAAAACTGCCCACTATGCAAGGATGGCAGCATAGCCATAAAGCCGGGCAGCAGAGGAAATTAA
- a CDS encoding DUF4153 domain-containing protein encodes MSALLPVLQQIKPTISSHKIEILTAFGFALAALFLPYKFLEANFEYWLFSPLYLVVIYLSKYNKFAYKFSILVPIIGSFLVYALEYKSDFYFHNEKFWAVYTIAAIALLADKFAKDDEGFIKNAISKILNLALAFGIFALLAIIISLIIAAFDYFFDTDLYRVNFLVNFHVANFIALVPFLFLLFEDKFYFRDSNQLLKNILNFILTPTLIIYTGILYLYMANIAFISGLPKGGVAIIVLIYLLAGFILTALDSVLNLGSRNTLKTSKISNFYKFFAYLGSATLILLWVGILERTDTYGLTPSRIYLIAAATLATIIYILMMVKRLFSYRICAVISVSLILITFFVIDAREISLNSQISRLHSYLNELNLTDQNGEVKKIDISNLSSNDKIKLADMAYAIKNLDNNYSLPNNENLLDELTHYGYLPKSAKEATEYRSLKLSSTQIALSGYKNLIVDSLNYEREALQEQGFIEIFKDDQKIVSINMNDHIKRVFEKRGLDFYTVYSYEIINQLADDMLVIYTDKGVLVIDWLELKVSPSQGYTLLRATPAFFLEKE; translated from the coding sequence ATGAGTGCGCTTTTACCTGTCTTGCAACAAATCAAACCTACTATCTCATCTCACAAGATCGAAATTTTAACAGCTTTTGGGTTTGCGCTCGCTGCTTTGTTTTTGCCGTATAAATTTTTAGAAGCAAACTTTGAATACTGGCTATTTTCGCCACTTTATCTAGTTGTCATCTATCTAAGCAAGTACAATAAATTTGCTTACAAATTCTCTATTTTAGTGCCGATAATCGGCTCTTTTCTTGTTTATGCCCTAGAGTATAAAAGTGATTTTTATTTCCATAATGAAAAATTTTGGGCTGTTTATACTATAGCGGCGATTGCGCTTTTGGCTGATAAATTTGCAAAAGACGACGAAGGATTTATCAAAAATGCGATAAGCAAAATTTTAAATTTAGCCTTGGCGTTTGGTATATTTGCACTACTAGCCATCATTATAAGCTTGATAATTGCGGCATTTGACTACTTTTTTGATACCGATTTGTATAGAGTAAATTTTTTGGTCAACTTTCATGTGGCAAATTTTATCGCACTCGTGCCGTTTTTATTTCTGCTTTTTGAGGATAAATTTTATTTTAGGGATTCAAACCAACTTTTAAAAAACATTTTAAATTTCATCCTAACACCCACTCTTATCATCTACACAGGCATACTTTATCTTTATATGGCAAATATCGCCTTTATAAGTGGCCTACCAAAGGGTGGAGTAGCGATTATCGTGCTTATTTATCTGCTTGCGGGATTTATCCTAACAGCCTTAGATAGTGTGCTAAATTTAGGCTCAAGGAATACTCTTAAAACAAGTAAAATCTCAAATTTTTATAAATTTTTTGCCTATCTAGGCTCAGCTACTCTCATACTTTTATGGGTTGGAATTTTAGAGCGAACGGATACATATGGTCTAACTCCAAGCAGAATTTATCTCATCGCAGCAGCTACCCTAGCAACGATAATCTACATACTAATGATGGTTAAAAGGCTATTTTCTTATAGAATTTGTGCCGTTATAAGCGTGAGTCTGATCTTAATAACATTTTTTGTTATAGACGCCAGAGAAATTTCCCTAAATTCGCAAATTTCAAGGCTACACTCTTATCTAAACGAGTTAAATTTAACCGACCAAAACGGTGAAGTAAAAAAGATAGACATCTCAAATTTAAGCTCAAATGACAAGATCAAACTAGCCGATATGGCGTATGCGATCAAAAACCTAGACAACAACTACTCTTTGCCAAACAATGAAAATTTACTTGACGAACTAACGCATTATGGCTACTTGCCAAAGTCCGCCAAAGAGGCAACCGAGTATAGAAGCTTAAAGCTAAGTAGCACTCAGATTGCACTATCGGGATATAAAAACTTGATAGTAGATAGCTTAAACTACGAAAGAGAGGCATTGCAAGAGCAAGGCTTCATAGAAATTTTTAAAGATGATCAAAAAATCGTATCAATCAACATGAACGATCATATCAAGCGCGTATTTGAGAAGCGAGGGCTTGATTTTTACACTGTTTATTCTTACGAAATTATAAATCAGCTTGCAGACGATATGCTTGTGATATACACAGATAAAGGAGTACTTGTGATAGACTGGCTTGAGCTTAAAGTGAGTCCAAGTCAAGGATATACGCTACTTAGAGCAACGCCTGCTTTCTTCTTAGAAAAAGAGTAG
- the frr gene encoding ribosome recycling factor, producing MLNEIYNKQKESCDRCIDGLKRDFSTLRTGKVNISIVDNIFVDYYGSQTPLNQVATVLTSDASTISITPWEKSMLKTITAAISAANIGVTPNNDGESVKLFFPPMTVEQRQENAKHAKAMGEKAKVSVRNIRKDANDDVKKLEKDKSITEDESKKAQDEVQKITDSYTNKIDTLVKEKEAELLKV from the coding sequence ATGCTGAATGAAATTTATAACAAACAAAAAGAGTCTTGCGACAGATGCATAGACGGTCTTAAGCGCGACTTTTCAACTCTTCGCACGGGCAAAGTAAACATAAGCATAGTTGATAACATCTTTGTTGATTATTACGGAAGTCAAACTCCGCTAAATCAAGTTGCAACCGTACTAACAAGCGACGCAAGCACTATCAGCATAACTCCGTGGGAAAAATCAATGCTAAAAACTATCACGGCAGCGATCTCTGCGGCAAATATAGGCGTAACGCCAAACAACGACGGCGAGAGTGTGAAGCTATTTTTCCCTCCTATGACGGTTGAGCAACGACAAGAAAATGCAAAGCATGCAAAAGCCATGGGCGAAAAGGCAAAAGTAAGCGTTAGAAACATAAGAAAAGACGCTAACGATGATGTAAAAAAACTTGAAAAAGACAAATCAATCACCGAGGACGAGAGCAAGAAAGCTCAAGACGAAGTGCAAAAAATTACCGATTCATACACCAATAAAATTGATACTTTAGTAAAAGAAAAAGAGGCTGAACTACTTAAAGTTTAA
- a CDS encoding polysaccharide deacetylase family protein: protein MVKNICLKFCLAFLLASVSLWADAHIFNYHRFNDPRHPSTNISNENLREQFEFFKNNGYEVVPLSKLVNALKNDEEIPDKWVVLTVDDGYKSFYENGLPIFIEYGYPFALMVYVEASAKKYGDFMTFEQIKEAAKYGEIGYHSYGHLHMIGLSDDRLKHDFEDGIRIFEKHMGYKPKYFAYPYGEYNDKIRNLSVEYGLEVLLAQNSSAVGKGSDLLELDRTPLVNETNLKSALAIKFLKAEWIMPKDYPKNNKIGEVIIKTDENASFGYLSVTGRGTKKVKLEDGTMNVKFKEPIDRYKVRMSLKVNGKTTTKILVKDINAE, encoded by the coding sequence GTGGTTAAAAATATCTGTTTGAAATTTTGCTTGGCGTTTTTGCTTGCAAGCGTTTCTCTTTGGGCTGATGCGCACATATTTAACTATCATAGATTTAACGATCCAAGACACCCAAGCACAAATATCTCTAATGAAAATTTAAGAGAGCAATTTGAGTTTTTCAAAAATAACGGATATGAGGTGGTGCCTCTTTCAAAACTGGTAAATGCTCTTAAAAACGACGAGGAAATTCCGGATAAATGGGTAGTTTTAACGGTAGATGACGGATATAAGAGCTTTTATGAAAACGGACTTCCGATATTTATCGAGTACGGATATCCATTTGCTTTGATGGTTTACGTTGAAGCAAGTGCCAAAAAATATGGCGATTTCATGACCTTTGAGCAGATCAAAGAGGCGGCAAAATACGGCGAAATCGGCTATCACTCCTACGGACACTTGCATATGATAGGGCTAAGTGACGATAGATTAAAACATGATTTTGAAGACGGTATTAGAATTTTTGAAAAGCACATGGGCTATAAGCCAAAGTATTTTGCTTATCCGTACGGAGAATACAATGATAAAATAAGAAATCTATCTGTAGAATACGGGCTTGAAGTTTTACTAGCTCAAAATTCAAGCGCAGTCGGCAAAGGTAGCGACTTGCTTGAGCTTGATCGAACTCCCCTTGTAAACGAAACTAATCTAAAATCTGCGCTTGCAATCAAATTTCTAAAAGCCGAATGGATAATGCCAAAAGACTACCCAAAAAATAATAAAATAGGTGAAGTTATAATTAAAACCGACGAAAATGCGTCATTTGGATATCTTTCAGTCACAGGCAGAGGAACTAAAAAAGTAAAGCTCGAAGACGGCACTATGAATGTTAAATTTAAAGAGCCTATCGACAGATACAAAGTAAGAATGAGCCTAAAAGTAAACGGCAAAACGACAACAAAAATTCTAGTAAAGGATATAAATGCTGAATGA
- the secG gene encoding preprotein translocase subunit SecG, protein MSSFFLVLQFVLAAILTVAVLLQKSSSIGLGAYSGSNESLFGAKGPAGFLAKFTFVVGVIFILNTLALGYTYNTQTKKSLIDSVDTKNITVPAPSATPAAPVAPSAPAAPIAPTK, encoded by the coding sequence GTGAGTTCATTCTTTTTGGTTTTACAATTCGTTTTAGCGGCAATTTTAACCGTAGCCGTCTTGCTTCAAAAGAGCTCTTCAATCGGACTTGGCGCATACAGCGGAAGTAACGAAAGCTTATTTGGCGCAAAAGGGCCTGCGGGATTTTTGGCTAAATTTACCTTTGTAGTCGGCGTTATTTTCATCTTAAACACGCTTGCCTTAGGTTACACTTACAACACTCAAACAAAAAAATCGCTAATTGATAGCGTAGATACGAAAAACATCACAGTTCCGGCTCCTAGCGCAACTCCAGCCGCGCCTGTCGCACCAAGTGCTCCTGCTGCACCTATAGCACCGACTAAATAA
- a CDS encoding thiamine-phosphate pyrophosphorylase — MSGDLNERIYRVIDANLNRLKEGLRVVEDIRRYVFDDFVLSSKIKTLRHKAKIDSSEFIKFRDAKNDVLKPSVKSEFDRANLADLQIANLKRAQESARVLEECFKLIDATNSEIFKSIRYDLYEIEKEI, encoded by the coding sequence ATGAGCGGCGATTTAAATGAGCGTATTTACAGAGTAATTGACGCAAATTTAAATAGACTCAAAGAGGGTTTAAGAGTCGTTGAGGACATCAGAAGATATGTCTTTGACGACTTTGTCCTCTCTTCTAAAATCAAAACACTCAGACACAAAGCCAAAATCGACTCAAGCGAATTTATAAAATTTCGAGACGCTAAAAACGATGTGCTAAAACCAAGCGTAAAAAGCGAATTTGATAGAGCAAATTTAGCGGATCTACAAATAGCAAATTTAAAACGCGCACAAGAGAGTGCAAGGGTTTTAGAGGAATGCTTTAAGCTTATCGATGCTACAAATTCGGAAATTTTCAAATCTATCAGATACGATCTTTACGAAATCGAAAAAGAAATTTAG
- a CDS encoding Bax inhibitor-1/YccA family protein has product MSLYNRNYANSHEQELAREYSQSSLSTFIKQTYQLFAASLLAASVGAYVGLGIAHMFIGNLPLFIGLVVVELGLLFGLMAAKRKAGLNLVLLFAFTFVSGLTLTPLLASVLAMPGGASIVAQAFTLTTVAFGALSVFAMNTKRDFTAMGKMLFITLIVVIVAAIMNLFFKSPIFQLVISSVSAILFSAYILYDTQNIIRGNYETPIEGAVALYLDFVNLFTSLLQILGILNRE; this is encoded by the coding sequence ATGAGTTTATACAATAGAAATTATGCAAACTCACACGAACAAGAGTTGGCGAGAGAGTATTCGCAAAGCTCGCTTAGCACGTTTATCAAGCAGACTTACCAGCTGTTTGCCGCTTCACTTCTAGCAGCAAGCGTTGGAGCATATGTCGGTCTTGGCATAGCGCATATGTTTATAGGAAATTTACCTCTATTCATCGGTCTTGTCGTAGTTGAACTGGGGCTTTTATTCGGTCTTATGGCGGCTAAACGCAAAGCGGGATTAAATTTAGTATTGCTTTTTGCATTTACGTTTGTTAGCGGTCTTACGCTTACTCCGCTTCTAGCTTCGGTTTTAGCAATGCCTGGCGGCGCTAGCATAGTGGCTCAAGCATTTACGCTTACGACTGTTGCATTCGGTGCATTAAGCGTGTTTGCGATGAATACAAAAAGAGATTTTACAGCTATGGGCAAAATGCTCTTCATCACGCTTATCGTAGTGATAGTAGCGGCTATTATGAATCTATTTTTCAAAAGCCCGATTTTTCAGCTTGTTATCTCAAGCGTAAGCGCGATTTTATTTAGTGCGTATATCCTTTATGATACGCAAAATATCATTCGCGGCAACTACGAAACTCCGATAGAAGGAGCGGTTGCACTATATCTTGACTTTGTAAATCTATTTACTTCACTGCTTCAAATTTTAGGAATTCTAAATAGAGAGTAA